Part of the Kineococcus aurantiacus genome, CGCGCCGGAGGCCAGCGCCCAGACCACCGCCTCCCTCCACGCCACGTCCGGGTCCTCCGGGTTGTCCGGCGGCGGGGACCCCGTCGCCGTCACCCAGATCTTCTTCGTGACGCGGCTCGCGACCGCGGTCGCGAGGATGCCGGCACCCGGGCCGACCAACTTCCAGACGATCGAGCTCATGCGCCGAACCCTGCCCTACAGCAGGTCCAGGAGCCAGCCCAGGAGCGGTGTGAGGGCGGCCGCGCTGCCGCCCAGCACCGCGACGACCACGACCAGCGTCAGCAGCCGGACCGCCCTCGACGGCCCACCGTCCGGTCCCCGCATCATCCGCAGCACCCCCCCATCCTCCCAGTCCCGTCACCCCCACCGCGGGAGGCGGGGACGGGGGTAGGGTCGGGGCACACGACAGGGGAGCGCCGTGGGCGCTGAGAGTGCGGGTACCCGCAGACCCTCGAACCTGATCCGGCTCACACCGGCGTAGGGAGTCGGGACGTCCTCGACGCGTGGCCACCCGGCCGCGCGTCCCCCTCCTGGACCCAGGAGGAACCATGAGCACCAGCACCGTCAGCCGCGCCCGCAGCCCCCACCGCTGGCGCACCGTCGACCTCGTCACCGCCGCCGTGCTCGGCGTCGCGTTCGGCGTCGTCTTCTGGGGCTGGGACGTCCTGTACGCCGTCCTGACGCCCCTGTTCACCGCTGTCCCGTTCGTCCAGAGCATCCTCGCCGGGGTGTGGCTGCTGCCCGCGGTCGTCGCGGCCCTCGTCGTGCGCCGGCCCGGGGCCGCACTGCTCGCCGAAGTGGTCGCGGCCAGCGTCGAGGCCCTGCTGGGCAACCAGTGGGGCACGTCCGTCCTCGTCTCCGGCGTCATCCAGGGCCTC contains:
- a CDS encoding DUF4235 domain-containing protein, which gives rise to MSSIVWKLVGPGAGILATAVASRVTKKIWVTATGSPPPDNPEDPDVAWREAVVWALASGAIIGLTRLVVERQAAVWYRKSFGELPPGLGPGDDGGVEANS
- a CDS encoding ECF transporter S component; this translates as MSTSTVSRARSPHRWRTVDLVTAAVLGVAFGVVFWGWDVLYAVLTPLFTAVPFVQSILAGVWLLPAVVAALVVRRPGAALLAEVVAASVEALLGNQWGTSVLVSGVIQGLGVEIAVALFAWRRFGPAVAVLGGVLAAVLEGVYELFAYYAGEWTLPLQAVYVGCFAVSGAVVAGLGGWLLVRALARTGALSAFAAGREHGA